The Amblyomma americanum isolate KBUSLIRL-KWMA chromosome 3, ASM5285725v1, whole genome shotgun sequence genome window below encodes:
- the LOC144123441 gene encoding uncharacterized protein LOC144123441 isoform X1, whose amino-acid sequence MPILYTDGSNSADSGTASSSAAAASTSQRDDRSDKKRRKKSVIGRFGRAVAKSFKTSDKNCSRQKDVEVANEKLRQISRGPHCYCTADQLRKSRPPNAYTKRSAPTLGEQSHHHHDLAGRLGDGMKTTSETSKDVMRYHDVSPVSTRHPHGITMVSGVRTRAYSEAKSLQEDPGVLGMHMHHSETTRVNVAVLRQEVEESFAVIEAESPVPSSSMSTANLSVSEDVTSLNAQQQPPVQAQQQPQQQQQQQPTGSAVLECSQMQEIKLHKSAAGDDCSQQRSVSKNTTLSDLRAASVAAAASAEYIAQVARQLKDVSVQTEVSMAPDTPPEQKNSRLWEALRHFFTALRDFFLCAALAHKEAAAAE is encoded by the exons ATGCCCATCCTGTACACGGACGGCAGCAACAGCGCCGACTCCGGGACCGCCTCCtcgtccgccgccgccgcctcgacGTCGCAGAGGGACGACCGGTCTGACAAGAAGCGCCGCAAGAAGAGCGTCATCGGCCGCTTCGGCCGCGCCGTGGCCAAGTCCTTCAAGACCAGCGACAAGAACTGCTCGCGCCAAAAGGACGTCGAGGTAGCCAACGAGAAGCTCAGGCAGATCAGCAGGG GCCCTCATTGTTACTGTACAGCCGACCAGCTCCGGAAATCGAGGCCACCCAATGCCTACACGAAACGATCGGCGCCGACACTCGGCGAACAGAGCCACCACCACCATGATCTCGCAGGCCGACTGGGAGATGGGATGAAAACCACCTCGG AGACCTCTAAGGACGTTATGAGGTACCACGATGTGTCGCCAGTGTCGACGAGACACCCACACGGCATCACCATGGTGTCCGGTGTCAGAACGCGAGCGTACTCCGAGGCAAA GAGCTTACAGGAGGACCCGGGGGTTCTCGGCATGCACATGCACCACAGCGAGACCACCCGCGTCAATGTGGCCGTCCTGCGGCAGGAAGTCGAGGAATCGTTCGCAGTCATTGAGGCCGAAAGCCCCGTGCCTTCGTCGTCAATGTCCACGGCAAACCTCAGTGTGTCCG AAGACGTGACTTCGCTGAACGCTCAGCAGCAGCCACCGGTGCAAGCACAGCAACaaccgcagcaacagcagcagcagcagccgactGGCTCCGCCGTCCTGGAGTGCAGCCAGATGCAGGAGATCAAGCTGCACAAGTCGGCGGCCGGGGACGATTGCAGTCAGCAGCGATCAGTCAGCAAAAACACCACGTTGTCAGACCTCAG GGCTGCCAGCGTGGCGGCCGCTGCCAGTGCCGAGTACATCGCCCAGGTGGCCCGGCAGTTGAAGGACGTCTCGGTGCAGACCGAAGTCTCGATGGCGCCCGACACGCCACCCGAGCAGAAGAACTCGCGCCTCTGGGAGGCGCTGCGGCACTTCTTCACCGCACTCCGAGACTTCTTCCTATGCGCCGCACTAGCCCACAAGGAAGCCGCCGCCGCTGAATGA
- the LOC144123441 gene encoding uncharacterized protein LOC144123441 isoform X2 — protein MPILYTDGSNSADSGTASSSAAAASTSQRDDRSDKKRRKKSVIGRFGRAVAKSFKTSDKNCSRQKDVEVANEKLRQISRADQLRKSRPPNAYTKRSAPTLGEQSHHHHDLAGRLGDGMKTTSETSKDVMRYHDVSPVSTRHPHGITMVSGVRTRAYSEAKSLQEDPGVLGMHMHHSETTRVNVAVLRQEVEESFAVIEAESPVPSSSMSTANLSVSEDVTSLNAQQQPPVQAQQQPQQQQQQQPTGSAVLECSQMQEIKLHKSAAGDDCSQQRSVSKNTTLSDLRAASVAAAASAEYIAQVARQLKDVSVQTEVSMAPDTPPEQKNSRLWEALRHFFTALRDFFLCAALAHKEAAAAE, from the exons ATGCCCATCCTGTACACGGACGGCAGCAACAGCGCCGACTCCGGGACCGCCTCCtcgtccgccgccgccgcctcgacGTCGCAGAGGGACGACCGGTCTGACAAGAAGCGCCGCAAGAAGAGCGTCATCGGCCGCTTCGGCCGCGCCGTGGCCAAGTCCTTCAAGACCAGCGACAAGAACTGCTCGCGCCAAAAGGACGTCGAGGTAGCCAACGAGAAGCTCAGGCAGATCAGCAGGG CCGACCAGCTCCGGAAATCGAGGCCACCCAATGCCTACACGAAACGATCGGCGCCGACACTCGGCGAACAGAGCCACCACCACCATGATCTCGCAGGCCGACTGGGAGATGGGATGAAAACCACCTCGG AGACCTCTAAGGACGTTATGAGGTACCACGATGTGTCGCCAGTGTCGACGAGACACCCACACGGCATCACCATGGTGTCCGGTGTCAGAACGCGAGCGTACTCCGAGGCAAA GAGCTTACAGGAGGACCCGGGGGTTCTCGGCATGCACATGCACCACAGCGAGACCACCCGCGTCAATGTGGCCGTCCTGCGGCAGGAAGTCGAGGAATCGTTCGCAGTCATTGAGGCCGAAAGCCCCGTGCCTTCGTCGTCAATGTCCACGGCAAACCTCAGTGTGTCCG AAGACGTGACTTCGCTGAACGCTCAGCAGCAGCCACCGGTGCAAGCACAGCAACaaccgcagcaacagcagcagcagcagccgactGGCTCCGCCGTCCTGGAGTGCAGCCAGATGCAGGAGATCAAGCTGCACAAGTCGGCGGCCGGGGACGATTGCAGTCAGCAGCGATCAGTCAGCAAAAACACCACGTTGTCAGACCTCAG GGCTGCCAGCGTGGCGGCCGCTGCCAGTGCCGAGTACATCGCCCAGGTGGCCCGGCAGTTGAAGGACGTCTCGGTGCAGACCGAAGTCTCGATGGCGCCCGACACGCCACCCGAGCAGAAGAACTCGCGCCTCTGGGAGGCGCTGCGGCACTTCTTCACCGCACTCCGAGACTTCTTCCTATGCGCCGCACTAGCCCACAAGGAAGCCGCCGCCGCTGAATGA